The following is a genomic window from Bosea sp. RAC05.
CAGCGTCGGCCCCTGCCCCATCTCCTGAACGTGCCAGGACAGTCCGCCCGCCTCGACGAAGCGGCTCGCGGCGCGATGCGGCCAGTCGCGCCCGTCCCGCGCCCAGGAGAGGGCGCCGCTCATCGGCCCGCCGCCAGGGCGAGGCCGACCGCCCGGCCGACACCCGCCGCATCGGCCTGCGGCAGCGGCAGGTAGAGCCCGCCCATCGCCGCGGCGATGTCGGCCGCCTGCGGCTGGGGCTGCGGCGAGGTGTCGATCAGGATCGCGTTGAAACCCTCGCCGCGCAGGCCCCGGGCCGCAGCCAGTGCGTCGGTCTGGGCCTGAGCCCGCCCCTGCCGCCCGGCGCGATCGATATTGGCGCGGCCATCGGTCATGAAGACGAGCGCCGGCGTCCGGCCCTTGCGCCTGACGGCATCGGCCAGCGCGCAGGCGGCCTCGATCGCGGTCGCGAGTGGCGTCGCACCACCGCCCGGCAGACCGGCCAGTGCCCGCTCGGCCGCGACCAGCGAACGCGTCGGCGACAGCACGATCTCGGCCTGGGCCTTGCGAAAGGCGATCAGCGCGACCTCGTCGCGCCGGACATAGCACTCCGCCAGCAGAAGCCTGACGGCTCCCTTCGCCTCGGCGAGCCGCTGCAATGCCGATGACCCCGAGGCGTCGACGACGAACAGCGTCGCGGTCTCGCTGCGCTGCTTGTAGCGCGCGATCCGGAAGTCCTCGCGCCTGACGATCAGGCCGTTGCGGCCCGCCATCGCGGCTTCGCTGCGCCGCAGCCGCTGCCAGGGCGCCGCGGAGCGCAGCGTCTCGACCACATCGAGCCTGGCGCCGCCGCGCAGATCGCCAGCCTTCGAGCCCACGACGCGGCCGCGCCGCGCCGCCTTCTGCAACTGCCCGGCCCGGCCGGCGGCGCGCGCCCGCGTCCGACCTCCCGCCGCCAGCAATTGCGCCAGCAGACCGGCGGGGATCGCGGCCTTCGCGGCGTCGAGAACCATCTCGTCGAGATCGCGCGGCGGGGCCGCCGCCTGCTCGTCGCTTTCGGAGGGCGGCGACTGCGGTTGCGAGTCCGGTTCGGGCCCCGGCTCCTGGGCCTCGGCCTCCTCGCTCGGCGCCGGCAACTGTGTCGCGCGCGGGGCCAGCACCAGCGCCGCGGCGAGCGCCGCATCCTCCGGCGCGACCGCCTCGCGGCCCGCCAGCGCGGCCACCAGCCGCGCCACCTTCACCGCCTGCAGTGCGGTGCGGGTCGAGCCGATGCCGAGCGCCAGCGCCGCCGTGCAAAGGCAAGCGATCGTCTCGTC
Proteins encoded in this region:
- a CDS encoding magnesium chelatase subunit D, coding for MTAPGASATEVPALTPWRIADIAAALLALDGASIGGVSLRAPAGPAREAWLAHLSALRGGAPCLRMPAGIGDARLLGGLDLTATLAMGRPVAERGLLAEADGGVLIVAMAERAGAATAAKLCSVLDAGAVTVERDGIALTIPSRFAIVALDEGIAADERPAAALTDRLALRLDLTALSHREIEPPVFDAESLAAARARVAATIDDETIACLCTAALALGIGSTRTALQAVKVARLVAALAGREAVAPEDAALAAALVLAPRATQLPAPSEEAEAQEPGPEPDSQPQSPPSESDEQAAAPPRDLDEMVLDAAKAAIPAGLLAQLLAAGGRTRARAAGRAGQLQKAARRGRVVGSKAGDLRGGARLDVVETLRSAAPWQRLRRSEAAMAGRNGLIVRREDFRIARYKQRSETATLFVVDASGSSALQRLAEAKGAVRLLLAECYVRRDEVALIAFRKAQAEIVLSPTRSLVAAERALAGLPGGGATPLATAIEAACALADAVRRKGRTPALVFMTDGRANIDRAGRQGRAQAQTDALAAARGLRGEGFNAILIDTSPQPQPQAADIAAAMGGLYLPLPQADAAGVGRAVGLALAAGR